In one window of Kitasatospora sp. MMS16-BH015 DNA:
- a CDS encoding GNAT family N-acetyltransferase yields MQLPRLTKLPTGVMTVTRIAKMADYSDVASMHSRCSVQSRTIRYFAATTRPSARDWWELCDRDQGFTLLTTPKDSRRVIAVTNVLHTREAGVAEFAVLIEDAWQSRGLGTALASYALESLRRQGGKALTASVLSVNGRAMRMLRRIGATGRPEGGEVDFRVDCD; encoded by the coding sequence ATGCAGCTGCCCCGGCTGACCAAACTGCCGACCGGTGTCATGACGGTCACCAGAATTGCCAAGATGGCCGATTATTCGGACGTTGCGAGCATGCACAGCCGCTGTTCCGTGCAGAGCCGGACCATACGGTATTTCGCCGCCACCACCCGGCCCTCGGCCCGGGACTGGTGGGAGCTCTGCGACCGCGACCAGGGCTTCACGCTGCTCACCACCCCCAAGGACTCCCGCCGGGTGATCGCCGTCACCAACGTGCTGCACACCCGTGAGGCCGGGGTGGCCGAGTTCGCCGTGCTGATCGAGGACGCCTGGCAGTCCCGCGGGCTGGGCACCGCGCTCGCCTCCTACGCGCTCGAATCGCTGCGGCGGCAGGGCGGCAAGGCGCTCACCGCCTCGGTGCTGTCGGTGAACGGGCGGGCCATGCGGATGCTGCGCCGGATCGGCGCGACCGGTCGGCCGGAGGGCGGCGAGGTGGACTTCCGGGTGGACTGCGACTGA
- a CDS encoding DUF1508 domain-containing protein encodes MAGKFELYTDEAGMHRFRLKASNGSVVLTGAPEESKELCLKSIESIRKLAPYAQVQEAAAAPA; translated from the coding sequence ATGGCAGGCAAGTTCGAGCTCTACACCGACGAGGCGGGCATGCACCGCTTCCGGCTGAAGGCCAGCAACGGTTCGGTCGTGCTCACCGGTGCCCCGGAGGAGTCGAAGGAGCTGTGCCTGAAGAGCATCGAGTCGATCCGCAAGCTCGCGCCGTACGCGCAGGTCCAGGAGGCCGCCGCCGCACCCGCGTAG
- a CDS encoding FAD-dependent oxidoreductase, with protein sequence MTEHLVVIGGDAAGMSAASQARRRRSAEELRITAFERTGFTSYSACGIPYWVGGQVAERDELIARTPEQHRANGIDLRTGTEVVEIDRVGRRVRSRELATGAEEWTSYDRLVIATGAEPIRPALPGFDAPGVHGVQDLGEGGALLDSLRTGPQSAVVVGGGYIGVEMAEAMALRGLSVTLLSRSAEPMPTLDPELGRLVRLGMEKLGITVVAGAAAEEVLLGADGRPRAVRSTEGEHPADLVVLGLGVRPRTELARAAGFALGEHGGLLTDETMRVVGTEEVWAGGDCVEVLNLVSGTHQYVALGTHANKHGLVAGTTIGGGRAAFPGVVGTAITKVFDLEIARTGLNEREAAAAGLQVTSAVIESTAIAGYYPGAALMTVKMLAETGTGRLLGAQIVGGAGAGKRIDIAAVALTARMTVGQLISLDLAYAPPFSPVWDPILVAARKVAGKVGQGPA encoded by the coding sequence ATGACGGAGCATCTGGTGGTCATCGGCGGTGACGCCGCCGGGATGTCGGCGGCCTCGCAGGCGCGGCGGCGCCGGAGCGCCGAGGAGCTCCGGATCACCGCGTTCGAGCGCACCGGCTTCACCTCCTACTCGGCCTGCGGCATCCCGTACTGGGTCGGCGGCCAGGTGGCCGAGCGGGACGAGCTGATCGCCCGCACCCCCGAGCAGCACCGGGCCAACGGCATCGACCTGCGGACCGGCACCGAGGTGGTCGAGATCGACCGGGTGGGCAGGCGGGTGCGCAGCCGGGAGCTGGCCACCGGCGCGGAGGAGTGGACCTCCTACGACCGCCTGGTGATCGCCACCGGCGCCGAGCCGATACGCCCCGCGCTGCCCGGCTTCGACGCGCCCGGCGTACACGGCGTGCAGGACCTGGGCGAGGGTGGCGCGCTGCTCGACTCGCTGCGTACCGGCCCGCAGAGCGCCGTGGTGGTCGGCGGCGGGTACATCGGGGTCGAGATGGCCGAGGCGATGGCGCTGCGCGGCCTGAGCGTGACGCTGCTCAGCCGCTCCGCGGAGCCGATGCCCACGCTCGACCCGGAGCTGGGCCGACTGGTGCGGCTCGGCATGGAGAAGCTCGGCATCACCGTGGTGGCCGGGGCCGCCGCTGAGGAGGTGCTGCTCGGCGCGGACGGCCGGCCGCGCGCCGTGCGCAGCACCGAGGGCGAGCACCCCGCCGACCTGGTGGTGCTCGGGCTGGGCGTCCGGCCGCGCACCGAGCTGGCCCGGGCGGCCGGGTTCGCGCTCGGCGAGCACGGCGGGCTGCTGACCGACGAGACCATGCGGGTGGTCGGCACCGAGGAGGTGTGGGCCGGGGGCGACTGCGTCGAGGTGCTCAACCTGGTCTCCGGCACCCACCAGTACGTGGCGCTCGGTACCCACGCCAACAAGCACGGCCTGGTCGCGGGCACCACGATCGGCGGCGGCCGGGCCGCCTTCCCCGGCGTGGTCGGCACCGCGATCACCAAGGTCTTCGACCTGGAGATCGCCCGGACCGGCCTGAACGAGCGGGAGGCCGCAGCGGCGGGTCTGCAGGTCACCTCCGCCGTGATCGAGTCCACCGCGATCGCCGGGTACTACCCCGGCGCGGCCCTGATGACGGTCAAGATGCTGGCCGAGACCGGCACGGGCCGACTGCTCGGCGCGCAGATCGTCGGCGGCGCGGGCGCGGGCAAGCGGATCGACATCGCGGCGGTGGCGCTCACCGCCCGGATGACGGTCGGTCAGCTGATCTCGCTGGACCTGGCCTACGCCCCGCCGTTCTCGCCGGTCTGGGACCCGATCCTGGTGGCGGCCCGCAAGGTCGCGGGCAAGGTCGGGCAGGGCCCGGCCTGA
- a CDS encoding FAD-dependent monooxygenase has translation MAEVEQGTRAPGGGGSGWGRAVVIGGGFAGLLAGRALADHFTEVLVLERDVVGRETGAHPSAPQAYHAHAMLAKGAEVLEKLFPGLRTELEQLGAPVFDYGERISFLLPTGYAVRTGTGVLVQSFTRDELERRIRGRVLDLEPVRVVGGAGVLGLGRGPGGRIDRVRYRTEEDGEQEVTADLVVDASGRSTSIDAWLLGAGLPASAKNTVRAKITYTTMVFDRAAEEQEYDLAYQMTFAPSVRRGGAMLAVEHGRWVCSLFGFEQQPPTDPEGFLAYARSLDNPRLAEQIARRSSHEEVHRYTNPGSTWRQHHRNPRWPEGLIAIGDALCVFNPVYGQGLTVAAVEADALATLLRRRRSDTTGLTGLSREYLRTAAAIIKVPWSLSTTSDLMWSPAGRSAAARFAHWYNRQVFALARHDPDVWTRFVKVANMTAPSSLLMHPSVLAKIARHNIRRQPDPAPAPTG, from the coding sequence ATGGCAGAGGTCGAGCAGGGCACCCGGGCTCCGGGTGGGGGCGGCTCGGGCTGGGGACGGGCGGTGGTGATCGGCGGCGGCTTCGCCGGTCTGCTGGCGGGCCGGGCGCTGGCCGACCACTTCACCGAGGTCCTGGTGCTGGAGCGGGACGTGGTGGGCCGGGAGACCGGTGCCCACCCGAGCGCCCCGCAGGCGTACCACGCCCACGCGATGCTGGCCAAGGGCGCGGAGGTGCTGGAGAAGCTCTTCCCGGGCCTGCGCACGGAGTTGGAGCAGCTGGGCGCCCCGGTCTTCGACTACGGGGAGCGGATCAGCTTCCTGCTGCCCACCGGTTACGCCGTCCGCACCGGCACCGGCGTGCTGGTGCAGTCCTTCACCCGGGACGAGCTGGAGCGCCGGATCCGGGGGCGGGTGCTCGACCTGGAGCCGGTCCGGGTGGTCGGCGGGGCCGGGGTGCTGGGTCTGGGCCGGGGCCCGGGCGGCCGGATCGACCGGGTCCGGTACCGGACCGAGGAGGACGGCGAGCAGGAGGTCACCGCCGACCTGGTGGTGGACGCCTCGGGCCGCAGCACCTCCATCGACGCCTGGCTGCTCGGCGCCGGGCTCCCGGCGTCGGCGAAGAACACGGTGAGGGCGAAGATCACCTACACCACGATGGTCTTCGACCGGGCCGCCGAGGAGCAGGAGTACGACCTCGCCTACCAGATGACCTTCGCGCCGTCGGTGCGGCGCGGCGGCGCGATGCTCGCCGTGGAGCACGGCCGCTGGGTCTGCTCGCTGTTCGGCTTCGAGCAGCAGCCGCCCACCGACCCGGAGGGCTTCCTGGCGTACGCGCGCAGCCTGGACAACCCGCGCCTTGCCGAGCAGATCGCCCGCCGCAGCAGCCACGAGGAGGTGCACCGCTACACCAACCCGGGCAGCACCTGGCGCCAGCACCACCGCAACCCCCGCTGGCCGGAGGGGCTGATCGCGATCGGCGACGCCCTCTGCGTCTTCAACCCGGTCTACGGCCAGGGCCTGACGGTGGCCGCCGTCGAGGCCGACGCCCTCGCCACCCTGCTCCGCCGCCGCCGTTCGGACACCACCGGCCTGACCGGCCTGAGCCGGGAGTACCTGCGCACGGCGGCCGCCATCATCAAGGTGCCGTGGTCGCTCTCCACCACCTCGGACCTGATGTGGAGCCCGGCCGGCCGGTCGGCGGCAGCCCGCTTCGCGCACTGGTACAACCGCCAGGTCTTCGCCCTGGCCCGCCACGACCCCGACGTCTGGACCCGCTTCGTCAAGGTGGCCAACATGACCGCCCCGTCCTCTCTCCTGATGCACCCCTCGGTACTCGCCAAGATCGCCCGACACAACATCAGGAGGCAGCCCGACCCCGCCCCGGCACCCACCGGTTGA
- the pyrE gene encoding orotate phosphoribosyltransferase, protein MTRTELASRIHSVSHLTGEFVLRSGRTATEYFDKYRFEGDPVLLDAIAKEMAALVPADVEVLAGLEMGGIPVVTALGRHTGLPCAFVRKQAKEYGTCRLAEGADIVGRRVLVVEDVVTSGGQIVLSTADLRALGADVRAALCVIDREQGGAEALKAEGIDLLSLLTATDLRASA, encoded by the coding sequence GTGACGCGTACCGAGCTTGCCAGTCGTATTCATTCCGTTTCCCACCTCACCGGTGAGTTCGTCCTTCGATCGGGACGGACCGCCACCGAGTACTTCGACAAGTACCGTTTCGAGGGTGACCCCGTGCTCCTGGATGCCATCGCCAAGGAGATGGCCGCGCTGGTGCCGGCCGACGTCGAGGTGCTGGCGGGGTTGGAGATGGGCGGCATCCCCGTGGTCACCGCACTCGGCCGGCACACCGGCCTGCCGTGCGCTTTCGTCCGCAAGCAGGCCAAGGAGTACGGCACTTGCCGCCTGGCCGAGGGGGCGGACATCGTCGGCCGGCGTGTGTTGGTGGTCGAAGACGTCGTCACGAGTGGTGGGCAGATCGTGCTCTCCACTGCCGATCTGCGGGCCCTGGGGGCCGATGTCCGTGCGGCCCTCTGCGTCATCGACCGCGAGCAGGGCGGCGCCGAGGCCCTCAAGGCGGAGGGGATCGACCTGCTGTCGCTGCTGACGGCAACCGACCTGCGTGCCTCTGCCTGA
- a CDS encoding HAD family hydrolase, translating to MPFSAVIFDFFGTLTPSTPTGLWDTHAARSAAPLGIPTQQWRRALDESFPERAVGALGDLPRTFRTLARRCGVDPDEEALAAATAARLACQRELFVFRDDALDTLERLRHDGLRIGVLSDCTIELAETWPTLPIAPLVDAVVLSCQERRRKPDPELFRRIARALDTRADDCLYVGDGGGDELSGATAQGMTAVMLRAGDWAINDAHAREDGWPGPFFSTLSQVVPAACDPTLITN from the coding sequence ATGCCCTTCTCCGCGGTGATCTTCGACTTCTTCGGCACCCTGACCCCCAGCACCCCCACCGGGCTCTGGGACACGCATGCGGCCCGCAGCGCGGCCCCGCTCGGGATCCCGACGCAGCAGTGGCGCCGGGCCCTTGACGAGTCCTTCCCGGAGCGGGCCGTGGGGGCGCTCGGCGATCTGCCCCGGACGTTCCGGACCCTGGCCCGGCGCTGCGGGGTCGACCCGGACGAGGAAGCACTGGCAGCCGCGACAGCGGCCAGGCTCGCCTGTCAGCGCGAGCTGTTCGTCTTTCGCGACGACGCGCTCGACACCCTGGAGCGCCTTCGCCACGACGGCCTTCGGATCGGGGTCCTGAGCGACTGCACGATCGAACTCGCCGAGACCTGGCCGACCCTGCCGATCGCACCTCTGGTCGATGCGGTCGTCCTGTCCTGCCAGGAGAGGCGGAGGAAGCCGGACCCGGAGTTGTTCCGCCGGATCGCCCGGGCCCTGGACACGCGGGCCGACGATTGCCTCTACGTCGGCGACGGCGGCGGCGACGAACTGAGCGGCGCGACCGCGCAGGGAATGACCGCAGTCATGCTTCGGGCCGGCGACTGGGCGATCAACGACGCACACGCCCGCGAGGACGGCTGGCCGGGACCGTTCTTCTCGACGCTGTCCCAGGTCGTCCCCGCCGCCTGCGACCCGACCCTGATCACCAACTGA
- a CDS encoding DUF6188 family protein — MTPSLSAALTGRRIETLRCGPEPLLDLSDGLLIRIAGDFRLAGPRGVEHYYPGLVTHPTGGLKRLPGSLITEAGTTLAGALVLTLDSGLTLTVPPDSTDRPWQVANPAGPLFTALPGGYTT, encoded by the coding sequence ATGACCCCGTCACTCTCCGCCGCGCTCACCGGCCGCCGGATCGAGACCCTCCGCTGCGGCCCCGAGCCGCTGCTCGACCTCTCCGACGGCCTGCTGATCCGGATCGCCGGCGACTTCCGGCTGGCCGGCCCGCGCGGCGTCGAGCACTACTACCCGGGCCTGGTCACCCACCCCACCGGCGGCCTGAAGCGGCTGCCGGGCAGCCTGATCACCGAGGCCGGCACCACCCTGGCGGGCGCTCTGGTGCTCACCCTCGACAGCGGGCTGACCCTGACCGTCCCGCCCGACTCCACCGACCGGCCCTGGCAGGTGGCCAACCCGGCGGGCCCGCTCTTCACGGCCCTCCCGGGTGGCTACACCACCTGA